In a genomic window of Erinaceus europaeus chromosome 12, mEriEur2.1, whole genome shotgun sequence:
- the ARMC7 gene encoding armadillo repeat-containing protein 7 isoform X1 — protein sequence MAQKLKADPHVGRLGYLQALVTEFQATESQDAKEQVLANLANFAYDPGNYQHLRQLQVLDLFLDSLSEENETLVEFAMGGLCNLCLDRANREHILQTGGVPLIINCLSSPNEETVLSAVTTIMYLSSPSSSSHPELTAMPVVQCMLRFSLSANTRLRNLAQIFLEDFCSPSQVAEAQSWQAHSALGIPLPRTEAPQQP from the exons ATGGCCCAGAAGCTGAAGGCAGACCCCCACGTGGGGCGGCTGGGGTACCTGCAGGCGCTCGTAACGGAATTCCAGGCGACCGAGAGCCAAG ACGCCAAGGAGCAAGTGCTGGCCAACCTCGCCAACTTCGCCTACGACCCCGGCAACTACCAGCACCTCAGGCAGCTGCAGGTCCTCGACTTGTTCCTGGACTCCCTGTCGGAGGAGAACGAGACGCTGGTGGAGTTTGCTATGG GAGGCCTCTGCAACCTGTGCCTAGACCGGGCCAACAGAGAGCACATCCTGCAGACAGGGGGCGTCCCGCTCATCATCAACTGCCTGTCTAGTCCCAACGAGGAGACCGTGCTGTCCGCTGTCACCACCATCATGTACCTGAGCTCGccaagctccagctcccacccTGAGCTGACTGCCATGCCTGTGGTCCAGTGTATGCTGCGTTTCTCTCTCTCGGCCAACACGAGACTCCGGAACCTGGCCCAGATATTTCTGGAAGACTTCTGTTCCCCAAGCCAGGTGGCTGAAGCCCAAAGTTGGCAAGCTCACTCGGCTCTAGGTATCCCACTGCCACGGACTGAAGCCCCACAACAGCCCTAA
- the ARMC7 gene encoding armadillo repeat-containing protein 7 isoform X2, with protein sequence MAQKLKADPHVGRLGYLQALVTEFQATESQDAKEQVLANLANFAYDPGNYQHLRQLQVLDLFLDSLSEENETLVEFAMGPPPPSCSRTRPRVLYLGAVHQLQSKFSFVLE encoded by the exons ATGGCCCAGAAGCTGAAGGCAGACCCCCACGTGGGGCGGCTGGGGTACCTGCAGGCGCTCGTAACGGAATTCCAGGCGACCGAGAGCCAAG ACGCCAAGGAGCAAGTGCTGGCCAACCTCGCCAACTTCGCCTACGACCCCGGCAACTACCAGCACCTCAGGCAGCTGCAGGTCCTCGACTTGTTCCTGGACTCCCTGTCGGAGGAGAACGAGACGCTGGTGGAGTTTGCTATGG gacCTCCGccgccgtcatgttccaggacccgccccagagtcctttaccttggtgcagtccaccaactccagtccaagttcagcttTGTGTTGGAGTAG
- the NT5C gene encoding 5'(3')-deoxyribonucleotidase, cytosolic type, with protein MAARPVRVLVDMDGVLADFEAGLLRGFRRRFPGEPHVPLGERRGFFAREQYRALRPDLADKVASVYEDAGFFLNLDPIPGALEAMREMNAMQDTEVFICTSPLLKYDHCVGEKYRWVEKHLGPQFVERIILTRDKTLILGDLLIDDKDTIRGRETPTWEHVLFTCCHNQHLALPSTRRRLLSWSDSWREIIDSKRGVAGPKRPGPAAGVNGTRAVDSS; from the exons ATGGCAGCGCGGCCCGTGCGGGTGCTGGTGGACATGGACGGCGTGCTGGCCGACTTCGAGGCCGGCCTCCTGCGCGGCTTCCGACGCCGCTTCCCCGGGGAGCCTCACGTTCCGCTGGGAGAGCGCCGCGGCTTCTTCGCCCGCGAGCAGTACCGGGCCCTGCGGCCGGACCTGGCG gaTAAAGTGGCCTCTGTTTATGAAGACGCTGGCTTTTTCCTAAACTTGGATCCCATCCCTGGAGCCCTGGAAGCCATGCGAGAGATGAACGCCATGCAGGA CACAGAGGTCTTCATCTGCACCAGCCCCCTGCTCAAGTACGACCACTGCGTGGGTGAGAAG TACCGCTGGGTCGAGAAGCACCTGGGGCCCCAGTTTGTGGAACGAATCATCTTAACAAGGGACAAAACTCTCATCTTGGGGGATCTGCTCATTGATGACAAGGACACCATTAGAG GCCGAGAGACTCCAACCTGGGAACACGTCCTGTTCACCTGCTGCCACAACCAGCACCTGGCTCTGCCAAGCACAAGGAGGCGGCTGCTTTCCTGGAGTGACAGCTGGAGGGAGATCATTGACAGCAAGCGAGGAGTGGCGGGGCCCAAGAGGCCTGGGCCTGCTGCAGGAGTAAATGGGACCAGAGCAGTGGACAGTAGCTGA